A section of the Leishmania panamensis strain MHOM/PA/94/PSC-1 chromosome 3 sequence genome encodes:
- a CDS encoding hypothetical protein (TriTrypDB/GeneDB-style sysID: LpmP.03.0870): protein MTTVDSGRQRNPGVLQDDGENKLGQYWSQLKYKALGLVSGEPLPDTALLTEMPPEQGYMEGLSEMTDLTYTQRITGFFMMMGMGILFILLSMVMWMWPKKFSFFMTCGNIFCLCSIMFLAGCAQQLRTMFEANRFEAACLYVISVFMTLLSALWLQSRLLCILFAVAQLASILWYALSFIPYARQTLKVALSYASLILGPVVNVIAKGVSSCLGAILG, encoded by the coding sequence ATGACAACAGTCGACTcggggcggcagcgcaacCCCGGGGTGCTGCAGGATGACGGCGAGAACAAGCTAGGCCAGTACTGGTCGCAGCTCAAGTACAAGGCGCTTGGCCTCGTGTCCGGTGAGCCGCTGCCTGACACGGCGCTCCTGACGGAGATGCCTCCGGAGCAGGGATACATGGAGGGGCTCTCTGAGATGACGGACCTCACCTACACGCAGCGCATCACCGGGTTCTTCATGATGATGGGTATGGGCATTCTCTTTATCCTCCTGAGCATGGTAATGTGGATGTGGCCGAAGAAGTTCAGCTTCTTCATGACATGTGGGAACATCTTCTGTCTGTGCTCCATCATGTTCCTCGCCGGGTGCGCGCAACAACTCCGCACGATGTTCGAGGCAAATAGGTTCGAGGCGGCGTGTCTGTATGTTATCTCCGTGTTTatgacgctgctgagcgcACTGTGGCTCCAGTCTAGACTACTGTGTATTCTGTtcgcggtggcgcagctcgcgTCCATCTTGTGGTATGCACTGAGCTTCATCCCCTATGCCCGTCAGACCCTGAAGGTTGCACTCTCGTACGCTTCACTGATACTCGGCCCGGTGGTAAATGTCATCGCAAAGGGGgtcagcagctgcctcgGTGCCATTCTCGGCTGA
- a CDS encoding inorganic pyrophosphatase, putative (TriTrypDB/GeneDB-style sysID: LpmP.03.0860), whose protein sequence is MLSRSLRLLSSKAAASTAALPVYNTTEDGPADSKVWRLFFKDGLTDAVVSAWHGLPLYPGTAADPRVFTYVAEIPKGTRAKLELSKEEPHNPIKQDIFKSKEGQPLRYFRYGNMPFNYGFLPCTWEDPMHIDPHTKCIGDGDPVDVVHLGPPHRVGTYEPVRILGVLGLIDQGETDWKIIVESASVTAGEGYGTLAKVPQELQATIIDWFENYKVPDGKKKNEFAFSKEIKDAEMALSIVAQCASQYDALMKGKCANPGYWLREATGSG, encoded by the coding sequence ATGCTGAGCCGGTCGCTGAGGCTCCTTAGCAGCAAGGCGGCAGCCAGCACCGCAGCCCTGCCTGTCTACAACACAACGGAGGACGGTCCTGCCGACAGCAAGGTGTGGCGCCTGTTCTTCAAAGACGGCCTCACAGATGCAGTGGTGTCGGCGTGGCACGGCCTGCCCCTGTACCCTGGTACTGCTGCCGATCCGCGTGTCTTCACCTACGTGGCGGAGATCCCCAAGGGAACGCGTGCGAAGCTGGAGCTGAGTAAGGAAGAACCGCACAACCCCATCAAGCAGGACATTTTCAAGAGCAAGGAggggcagccgctgcggtaCTTTCGGTATGGCAACATGCCCTTCAACTACGGTTTCCTGCCATGCACCTGGGAGGACCCGATGCACATCGACCCGCACACCAAGTGCATCGGGGACGGCGACCCTGTTGACGTCGTGCACCTAGGTCCACCCCACCGCGTCGGCACCTACGAGCCAGTGCGCATTCTCGGTGTGCTCGGGCTGATTGACCAGGGCGAGACCGACTGGAAAATCATCGTGGAGTCTGCGTCGGTGACAGCGGGCGAGGGCTACGGGACGTTGGCGAAGGTGCCACAGGAATTGCAAGCGACCATCATCGACTGGTTCGAGAACTACAAAGTACCGGacggcaagaagaagaatgAGTTTGCCTTTAGCAAGGAAATCAAGGACGCTGAGATGGCGCTTAGCATCGTTGCGCAGTGCGCTTCGCAGTACGACGCCTTGATGAAGGGGAAGTGCGCCAACCCGGGCTACTGGCTGCGTGAGGCGACGGGGTCTGGGTAG
- a CDS encoding hypothetical protein (TriTrypDB/GeneDB-style sysID: LpmP.03.0840) produces MLADIVKYARWLWDAVLLPYVITSISSLASDGWESVTHLKESVVVLLYFLCGCSHRTFPLSRSAVEAQRSATAVAAAAGASKASVAKSATTTPRMTQRSYNSVSEGEENDTDSEADVKQGQQANLSMGATAATGEPTASERCVDEGDGDGVDDGPPLIQRRLLFGKKGEVEGWMSAVRSRLLVPPHHPLFTSRSLHQLVSIVVGPIQQPTVSTMPTRHPEPQWPPHFLCASNSGCGGGIGSRSVQGDPSTDDNSSSNSSITPQTLRQRTNAAAAAPRCRQASSVVYKRVSSRNLDFSSSGVPPHLIASITAHHVLSYPATRQKVLVMDLDETLCHVSTTTANMEGPPTFSEVIPTASGAELFHVWERPYTRLFLSTAAKLFNLVLFTSASKPYADTILQRIDPDHLLKYRYYRQDCRLVPRGLLRKMCAAAGIRGLPLAAGGGGNSGGVTRGSSDRCRGGGGGNSSARPAGSLSSAGGMDNRRSVSTTNSDNDVNRSGGDCGGSTRGGGNTLPSEAEGSLRGSGGTAIHDHTLTASPFVGPSPNRGGVDTGLPAIEKAAMNEHTKVPVKDLRLLKVPPELLVMIDNSEECTLVNPENALVVSPYIPALSKIAPPAREMTRRRGTRGRDERSVGGGAAAVQPQSKLKTSDDAAGDTSEGGIATDASSNINDGGAGRLQAADDDDVAGGTSDDSIMGDDIPTNDVPEDDEDEVLLALLSLLECLLVVPDVRSILRHGKLY; encoded by the coding sequence ATGCTGGCCGACATCGTCAAGTACGCGCGGTGGCTCTGGGATGCTGTGCTGCTCCCGTATGTCATCACCTCCATATCAAGTCTTGCCTCAGATGGCTGGGAGTCCGTCACCCACCTGAAGGAGAGTGTCGTCGTGCTCTTGTACTTCTTATGCGGTTGCAGCCACCGCACCTTCCCGTTGTCGCGGTCAGCCGTGGAAGCGCAGCGATCGGcgaccgccgtcgctgcagcagcaggagcgagTAAGGCGAGCGTCGCTAAATCGGCGACTACAACTCCTCGCATGACGCAGCGGAGCTACAACTCCGTtagcgagggggaggaaaacgACACTGACAGCGAGGCGGACGTGAAGCAGGGGCAGCAGGCAAACCTCTCCATgggcgccacagcagcaacaggagAACCCACAGCGTCGGAGCGGTGCGTCGACgagggcgacggcgacggcgtcgatgATGGGCCACCACTCATTCAGCGCCGTCTGCTGTTCGGCAAGAAGGGTGAAGTAGAGGGGTGGATGTCGGCCGTGCGTagtcgcctcctcgtcccaCCACATCACCCGCTGTTCACCTCACGCAGTTTACACCAGCTCGTGAGCATCGTGGTCGGCCCCATCCAGCAGCCAACAGTGTCGACGATGCCGACACGTCACCCGGAGCCGCAGTGGCCGCCGCACTTCTTATGTGCCAGCAACAGTGGATGTGGCGGAGGTAtcggcagcaggagcgtcCAGGGAGACCCATCGACGGACGATAACAGCAGCTCCAACTCGAGCATTACGCCTCAaacgctgcggcagcgcacgaacgcggccgcagcggcgccacgaTGCCGTCAGGCCTCCTCAGTTGTCTATAAGCGTGTGAGCAGCCGCAACCTGGACTTCTCGAGCTCGGGCGTCCCGCCACACCTCATAGCGAGCATCACGGCCCACCATGTGCTGAGCTACCCAGCTACACGTCAGAAGGTGCTGGTCATGGACCTCGACGAGACTCTGTGCCAcgtctccaccaccacggcgAACATGGAGGGCCCACCGACATTCTCTGAGGTCATCCCGACCGCCTCGGGAGCGGAGCTCTTTCACGTGTGGGAGCGGCCGTACactcgcctttttctttccacaGCCGCGAAGCTATTTAACCTTGTCCTGTTCACCTCCGCGTCGAAGCCGTACGCCGACACGatcctgcagcgcatcgacCCAGACCACCTCTTGAAGTATCGCTACTACCGGCAGGACTGCCGGCTTGTCCCGcgggggctgctgcgcaaaATGTGCGCGGCCGCAGGCATACGCGGATTACCGCTGGCGGCGGGCGGTGGGGgaaacagcggcggcgttaCACGCGGCTCCAGCGatcgctgccgtggcggcggcggcggcaacagcagcgctagGCCGGCGGGTAGCCTCTCCTCAGCCGGGGGCATGGACAACCGCAGAAGCGTTTCTACGACCAATAGCGATAATGATGTCAACAGGAGCGGTGGCGACTGTGGGGGGTCCACGCGTGGCGGGGGTAACACGCTTCCTTCTGAAGCCGAGGGATCACTGCGGGGTAGCGGTGGGACAGCGATCCACGATCACACATTGACGGCATCGCCGTTTGTTGGCCCATCTCCCAACCGTGGCGGCGTTGACACGGGCCTCCCCGCTATCGAGAAGGCGGCAATGAACGAGCACACCAAGGTGCCGGTGAAGGACCTGCGGCTGCTCAAGGTGCCGCCGGAGCTGCTTGTCATGATCGACAACTCGGAGGAGTGCACACTCGTCAACCCGGAGAACGCATTGGTGGTGTCGCCGTACATCCCGGCGCTGTCAAAAATCGCCCCACCGGCACGCGAGATGACGCGGCGACGGGGCACTCGCGGTCGTGACGAGCGCAGTGTCGGGggtggcgccgcggcggtgcaacCTCAGAGCAAACTGAAGACCAGCGACGATGCTGCGGGCGATACGTCAGAGGGAGGCATCGCTACCGACGCATCGTCAAATATAaatgacggcggtgccggtcGTTTGCAGGCCGCTGACGACGATGATGTCGCAGGCGGAACCTCGGATGACTCCATCATGGGTGACGACATCCCCACCAACGACGTCCctgaagacgacgaggatgaagtgcttcttgcgctgctgtcacTGCTGGAATGCCTGTTGGTGGTTCCCGACGTGCGGTCTATCCTGCGGCACGGCAAGCTCTACTAG
- a CDS encoding hypothetical protein (TriTrypDB/GeneDB-style sysID: LpmP.03.0830), producing MAGNAVGTGRGGSSASMGGGGALPAAVNVAERTQLLSALANEPSTYPQLYTMFYPRGHANVGNVLRPGLSSPAAVAETQWCIEGTPALVGSETVAIELLTLLHVHHQVMRQLSDVTELHDAAWSAYLSALQAKLEAGMGEPTREHHTSVALVLRTLMDVHRGQLDKRTPITLSQPLSKEKQLQNQEEVAVSRRVLEVLTRLIPPTHALVRQLDRAAGDEMDKPPMPSSVDSTYGAATALLLTAAVSAVAVEAAAALSYSTSVAASAGVSPMDAALVSEWTTWRDDAHGKLASHLRGLEASVHNSSLDRVAVVFLDILCCLRWIEELGVVLPPAMGSAVEESCQRILLQACRCAETAKGAELFERVCTSAVAAELRRLSPERTAYAQVITDVSTVATAYLRQRPQRVPQLMERLETEHLNSLAKGGAHHIPPARPSLHSSLTELLYAMLCAGFPPESLLTSSLCVSLPPRDVIDIVRIVNRFSASCAAAPLPVRTRAVLVDQVAGMLAQCNKDSYRVVLSSTDKLEEEDDAAPAETWAAAAAGKDSAHQGTTTKTFNLMQRMAAGAAGAAALPSASVVLSATAMLSPQSQAAAAARQRRELKNSRRNKQQAALGATDGNGVLGVNGEERATASAILTPALYRLQVNHLLFVGLEALVECLLRGDAAAVETLTQALLPLLQREGREAALADALEAIWQGFRSRLTEMGCDDVSDLASGSLRTPASAATAAGRSGRPPVLPVALSEDVEKALALLPALFLPRLTESAVKLLGSDLLHTGSGGGSGMSKRSGSLNHGTVGSRHHLPAAAAVPMSVEELTEVALRLSTAAILCGMPADTVAQLTALHNTLNKSHGKAAGSGAGDGNQDDAAAAVTWAFAVVERLEQFLSQLSRQSHGLTRHPHSAHARNSGLAVYQLLAVYITSTTAVANSMTQSSKSSLASASTTQKRYRHYLLTVVHLLYRLRTEYTVIVEPAALRIFRTDVFDPALTAVMCAPSAPSAPPHRVNVTPALQMPLTTLTEVMVVMCVADSVQHVSPALVRGIVAAVEQHLKARATALQTPEKSPRGASTANPADVADTATGVLATQLLCAAATLCLRADDTLTSMLLQLLDLLSPLLTTSQTMTVLQRLHATGAPLPATPVRRLIKRLVVALRQDLHAATESGGGATTTTQRATTMTQRITILHTLSAVQRTAEAAVDDGDAASLLQLLRTVPYGPLLHSLLQPQELAQRRYTVGECGALVEVVAHLTAGEADADKVSGLQRGPTGGADGAMTEAQAMASDEPRQSPRGAKAEHTASVTARWTASEAEAMRLLPRTLAVYVLQAVQRPYDVHDIPLLLRGYAALSGESRLQQQVLSGFISRTIRAAPLLTPDEIVLCVEAYCAGSVYHQQLYGILLGRVADMERKFSLELSVRLLRCSMQAENLSVRTACVTAVQPIFSAQVRGLLQNDPHMLVSVASTALAILHCLRDCFPNDDIGAAVLANIARYHHDASLSVVKAALELTERRGSTDYDVVHILARHCTERVLPTCSPAELANVSYLLIACGLRTAAVMEATYRRLIEVVHSMQAHSLTRLAQGLLRASVEVDTTVMEEVCKRIVVLAGDSAMENSGDAAVAVPLTMRQVCVLLQLLRSVASRVTLTAMTTVNALLSYVQRAVVQERGDGRPKLAQGSATEESLKGGQPLSYHPPRLLGVMTLREVEAVLRCCIDLASKPKEFQRLTRSLADYTAYVMAQDSPSLATPGGGSDGRLPNSTADRLPNDTLLSTSSTSARSMGASLPSATPAWQTDLILLVDLSSLLIRLGEVAHPVVQQLFERLYDRRSTLLQRALLVKTTKQSLETVGRDVHPALYKLVVDGELL from the coding sequence ATGGCAGGTAACGCCGTAGGCACGGGCCGCGGGGGTAGCTCAGCCTCCatgggtggaggtggcgcgctgccggcggcggtgaacGTGGCTGaacgcacgcagctgctATCGGCTCTCGCGAACGAGCCGAGCACCTATCCGCAGCTGTACACCATGTTCTACCCGCGAGGGCACGCAAACGTCGGTAACGTTCTTCGACCCGGCCTCTCCTCgcccgcagcggtggcggagacGCAGTGGTGCATAGAGGGCACGCCAGCGTTGGTGGGCAGCGAGACCGTGGCGATTGAACtgctcacgctgctgcacgtccACCACCAGGTGATGCGCCAGCTAAGCGACGTCACCGAGCTCCACGACGCGGCATGGTCGGCATACCTGTCAGCACTGCAGGCCAAACTTGAAGCGGGTATGGGGGAACCGACGCGGGAGCACCACACCTCCGTGGCGCTGGTCTTGCGTACACTCATGGATGTGCATCGAGGGCAGCTTGACAAGAGGACGCCCATCACGTTGAGTCAACCCTTGAGTAAGGAAAAACAGCTTCAGAACCAAGAAGAAGTCGCCGTCAGCAGGCgtgtgctggaggtgctcaCACGGCTGATACCACCAACGCACGCGCTCGTCCGGCAGCTTGATAGGGCGGCTGGTGATGAGATGGACAAGCCGCCAATGCCGTCATCAGTGGACAGTACGTATGGCGCTGCAACCGCCTTGCTTCTGACGGCTGCTGTCAGTGCGGTGGCTGtggaggccgccgctgcgctgtcgTACTCAACGTCGGTAGCGGCATCTGCTGGAGTTTCTCCCATGGACGCGGCCCTCGTGAGTGAGTGGACAACGTGGCGCGACGATGCGCATGGCAAACTCGCGTCACACCTTCGAGGCCTCGAGGCATCCGTCCACAACAGCAGCCTTGAcagggtggcggtggtgtttCTGGACATACTGTGCTGCCTGCGGTGGATCGAGGAGCTCGGCGTTGTTCTCCCGCCGGCAATGGGAAGTGCGGTTGAGGAGTCGTGCCAACGAATCCTGCTTCAGGCATGTCGGTGCGCAGAAACCGCCAAGGGTGCGGAGCTATTCGAGCGTGTCTGCACATCAGCGGTGGCCGCGGAGCTTCGCCGACTTTCGCCGGAGCGCACCGCTTACGCGCAGGTCATTACGGATGTGTCCACCGTTGCCACCGCTTACCTCCGGCAGCGACCGCAGCGTGTGCCGCAGTTGATGGAGCGCCTGGAGACAGAGCACCTTAATTCGCTAGCGAAAGGCGGTGCTCATCACATACCGCCTGCGCGCCCGTCACTGCACAGTTCACTGACGGAGCTGCTGTACGCGATGCTGTGCGCTGGCTTCCCACCAGAGTCGCTACTCACCAGCAGTCTCTGCGTCTCGTTGCCGCCGCGTGATGTCATCGACATTGTGCGGATAGTAAATCGCTTCTCCGCATcgtgcgcagccgcacctctgCCAGTCCGCACGCGCGCGGTGCTCGTGGATCAGGTGGCAGGGATGCTGGCGCAGTGCAACAAGGACAGCTACCGCGTTGTATTAAGCTCCACCGACAAActtgaggaggaagacgacgcagcgccggcagaaacatgggcagcagcagcagcaggaaagGATAGCGCGCATCAAGGCACTACCACCAAAACTTTCAACCTAATGCAGCGCAtggcggcgggggcggctggcgcggcggcgctgcctaGTGCGTCTGTCGTGCTGTCTGCAACTGCGATGCTGAGTCCGCAGTCgcaggcggctgccgcggcccgACAGCGCCGCGAACTGAAGAATAGCAGACGAAACAAGCAGCAAGCGGCCTTGGGCGCCACAGACGGCAACGGGGTACTGGGTGTCAATGGTGAGGAACGTGCGACGGCCTCGGCGATACTTACGCCAGCGCTGTACCGGCTGCAGGTGAATCATCTTCTCTTCGTTGGTCTGGAGGCGCTAGTTGAGTGCCTTCTCCgtggcgatgccgccgctgtcgagaCGCTCACGCAGGCGttactgccgctgctgcagcgtgaggggcgggaggcggcgctggcagatGCGCTCGAGGCCATCTGGCAGGGCTTCCGCTCTCGTCTGACTGAGATGGGCTGCGATGACGTGAGCGACCTCGCCAGTGGAAGCCTGCGCACTCCCGCCTcagcagccactgctgcaggacgTAGCGGTCGACCCCCTGTACTTCCCGTAGCCCTCTCGGAAGATGTCGAGAAGGCCctggcgctgttgccggCGCTCTTCCTGCCGCGCCTCACAGAGTCAGCGGTGAAGCTGCTGGGGTCAGACCTGCTGCACACCGGCTCTGGAGGCGGTTCCGGCATGAGCAAGAGAAGTGGGTCCCTCAACCATGGCACAGTCGGGAGCCGCCATCACTtgcctgccgccgccgcggtgccgATGTCAGTGGAAGAACTCACGGAGGTGGCGTTGCGGCTGAGTACGGCAGCTATTCTGTGCGGCATGCCAGCCGACACCGTCGCCCAGCTCACGGCTCTGCACAATACTCTGAACAAGTCGCACGGCAAGGCTGCCGGTTccggcgctggtgatggGAACCAGgatgacgcagcagccgcggtcACATGGGCGTTTGCAGTTGTGGAGCGGCTGGAGCAATTTCTCTCGCAGCTGTCGCGACAGTCACACGGCTTGACGCGGCATCCGCACTCCGCCCACGCGCGCAACAGCGGCCTCGCCGTGTATCAGCTGCTGGCCGTCTACATTACCTCCACGACAGCCGTCGCGAACAGCATGACCCAGTCCAGCAAATCCTCCCTCGCATCCGCCAGTACAACACAGAAGCGGTATCGGCACTACCTGCTGACGGTGGTGCATCTGCTGTACCGCCTACGGACCGAGTACACGGTGATAGTGgagccggcggcgctgcgcataTTCCGCACAGACGTATTCGACCCCGCGCTGACAGCCGTCATGTGCGCCCCGTCCGCACCTTCAGCGCCGCCCCACCGTGTCAATGTAACGCCAGCACTGCAGATGCCTCTCACGACACTGACCGAAGTGATGGTGGTCATGTGCGTCGCGGATAGCGTCCAGCACGTCTCCCCTGCCTTAGTGCGCGGCattgtggcggcggtggagcagcacctGAAGGCGCGGGCCACAGCACTGCAAACCCCTGAGAAGAGCCCCCGTGGGGCGTCGACTGCGAATCCTGCTGACGTTGCGGACACCGCGACTGGCGTGCTGGCAACGCAGCtgctctgtgctgctgccacatTGTGCCTCCGCGCTGATGACACCCTCACCTCGATGttactgcagctgctggacctGCTGAGCCCGCTGCTTACCACGTCGCAGAccatgacggtgctgcagcgcctgcacgcgactggcgcaccgctgccggcaacgccggtgcggcggctCATCAAGCGTCTCgttgtggcgctgcgccaggACTTGCATGCTGCGACGGAgtctggcggcggcgcgacAACCACAACACAGCgtgcgacgacgatgacgcagCGTATTACCATTCTGCACACCCTCAGCGCTGTGCAGCGGACCGCTGAGGCGGCCGTCGACGACGGTGACGCAGCgtcgctcctgcagcttctaCGCACCGTCCCGTACGGGCCACTGCTCCATTCCTTGCTGCAGCCACAGGagctcgcgcagcggcgctacACGGTGGGCGAGTGTGGCGCGCTTGTCGAGGTCGTCGCACACCTCACCGCTGGCGAGGCTGATGCGGACAAGGTCAGCGGCTTACAGCGTGGCCCCACAGGAGGCGCTGATGGAGCAATGACggaggcgcaggcgatggCCTCGGACGAGCCGCGGCAATCGCCGAGAGGAGCAAAGGCGGAGCACACGGCCTCCGTGACGGCGCGCTGGACGGCGtctgaggcggaggcgatgcggTTGCTGCCGCGAACCCTCGCCGTCTACGTACTacaggcggtgcagcggccgTACGATGTTCACGAcattccgctgctgctgcgcggctaCGCGGCGCTGTCAGGGGAGAGTCGactacagcagcaggtgctgtCTGGCTTCATATCACGCACAATACGAGCTGCCCCGTTGCTGACGCCGGATGAGATCGTGCTGTGTGTTGAGGCCTACTGCGCGGGCAGCGTATACCATCAACAGCTCTACGGCATCCTGCTTGGTCGAGTCGCTGACATGGAGCGCAAGTTCTCGCTGGAGCTCTcggtgcgcctgctgcggtgcagcatgCAGGCCGAGAATTTGAGTGTCCGCACCGCATGtgtgacggcggtgcagccgaTCTTCTCTGCGCAGGTGCGCGGGCTGCTGCAGAACGACCCGCACATGCTCGTATCGGTCGCCTCCACTGCCCTGGCCATCCTCCACTGCCTACGGGACTGTTTCCCGAACGACGacatcggcgctgctgtgctcgcCAACATTGCACGCTACCACCACGATGCGAGCCTGTCAGTGGTAAAGGCCGCCTTAGAGCTGACGGAACGACGCGGCTCGACGGACTACGACGTCGTGCACATCCTCGCCCGACACTGCACGGAGCGGGTGCTGCCTACCTGCTCCCCCGCGGAGCTGGCAAATGTGTCATACCTGCTGATCGCGTGCGGACTGCGCACGGCGGCAGTTATGGAGGCAACATACAGGCGGCTCATCGAGGTGGTACATTCAATGCAAGCGCACAGTCTCACTCGGCTGGCGCAAGGACTGCTGCGCGCCTCTGTGGAAGTCGACACGACGGTCATGGAGGAAGTATGCAAGCGTATTGTTGTGCTGGCAGGAGACAGCGCCATGGAGAACAGCGGTgatgctgccgtcgctgtcccTCTCACCATGCggcaggtgtgtgtgctgcttcagctgctgcgcagcgttgCGAGTCGCGTCACGCTCACCGCCATGACGACGGTGAACGCCCTTCTCTCGTATGTGCAGCGCGCTGTGGTGCAGGAGCGGGGCGATGGCAGGCCAAAGCTAGCACAAGGCAGCGCGACGGAGGAATCCCTCAAGGGTGGCCAGCCGCTGTCGTATCATCCACCGCGGCTTCTGGGAGTAATGACTCTACGCGAGGTGGAGGCcgtcctccgctgctgcatcgaTCTCGCGAGTAAGCCGAAGGAGTTCCAGAGACTCACCCGCAGCCTCGCCGACTACACGGCGTACGTCATGGCGCAGGACTCCCCTTCGCTTGCTACGCCTGGgggaggcagcgatggccgCCTCCCGAACTCCACGGCTGACCGCCTGCCCAACGACACACTGTTGTCGACCTCCTCGACATCTGCGCGATCCAtgggcgcctctctcccctccgctACGCCTGCATGGCAAACGGACCTGATCCTCTTGGTCGACCTCAGCAGTCTCCTCATCCGCCTTGGCGAGGTCGCCCACCCGGTCGTTCAGCAGCTCTTCGAGCGACTGTACGATCGCCGCAGCACCCTGCTCCAGCGC
- a CDS encoding peter pan protein, putative (TriTrypDB/GeneDB-style sysID: LpmP.03.0850): MVKSAKVNTAMPGKLDTTEADKKTPKSIIIYRGEVGVHVRSLMQEWRNVFLPWSSKKLHGKNKSLKDFLAVAATFSASHLQLFTAPSQGTSLRIMRFFNGPTLSFRVLSFTLHKEIVAKQRRPVSVDRAAWEVAPIVVLNNFTHPDLAHHAEVPLLTATFKALFPSLNVQTIQNCEIQRVCLFHYDHVEHVVEVRHYYVNARTVGVTKTVKKLLESRRPTKLGTLESIDDVLDQEDAWSDTDGEGEEVPLVQPFRQHREQCRVKLQEIGPRMTLQLSKVENGFAGGEVIYHRTEKKTLREVQVNASKVRARKTEKAKRRALQDENVQRKRQQREDKLERKRQRREVAAVAQQANPFEVAGGDSDGYAAGNEE; the protein is encoded by the coding sequence ATGGTCAAGTCAGCAAAGGTCAACACGGCGATGCCAGGCAAGCTGGACACAACCGAGGCGGACAAGAAAACCCCCAAGTCCATCATCATCTACCGTGGCGAGGTAGGCGTTCACGTGCGCTCGCTGATGCAGGAGTGGCGCAACGTATTTCTCCCGTGGAGCAGTAAAAAGCTGCACGGCAAGAACAAGTCGCTGAAAGATTTCCTCGCAGTCGCGGCCACCTTCAGTGCCTCGCACCTGCAGCTGTTTACCGCCCCATCGCAGGGGACGTCGCTGCGCATCATGCGCTTCTTCAATGGCCCCACACTGTCGTTCCGCGTCTTGAGCTTCACCCTTCACAAGGAAATTGTCGCTAAGCAACGCCGTCCCGTATCGGTCGACCGGGCTGCGTGGGAGGTGGCGCCGATTGTCGTACTCAACAACTTCACACACCCCGACCTGGCGCACCACgcggaggtgccgctgctgacggccACGTTCAAGgcgctctttccctcactGAATGTGCAGACGATTCAGAACTGCGAAATTCAGCGCGTCTGTCTTTTCCACTACGACCACGTCGAGCACGTTGTGGAGGTGCGGCACTACTACGTGAACGCACGCACCGTCGGTGTCACCAAGACAGTGAAGAAGCTCTTAGAAAGCCGCCGCCCCACCAAGCTCGGTACGCTGGAGAGCATCGATGATGTGCTAGACCAAGAGGACGCCTGGTCAGACACGGatggtgagggagaggaagtgcCGCTTGTGCAGCCCTTCCGCCAGCATCGAGAGCAGTGCCGCGtgaagctgcaggagatcGGCCCGCGCATGACGCTGCAGCTAAGCAAAGTGGAAAACGGCTTTGCCGGCGGCGAGGTCATCTACCACCGCACCGAGAAGAAGACGCTTCGCGAGGTGCAGGTGAACGCGTCGAAGGTGCGCGCACGCaagacggagaaggcgaagcgACGCGCCCTACAGGATGAAAATGTGCAGCGCaagcgccagcagcgtgaAGATAAGCTCGAGCGCAAGCGCCAACGTCGCGAGGTGGCCGCGGTAGCGCAACAAGCGAACCCGTTCGAGGTAGCAGGTGGGGACAGTGACGGGTATGCTGCGGGAAACGAAGAATGA